TTCACAAGCTCGAAAGTGGCGACATGCGCCCCTCGAAGCAGTTGGCCGAACTGCTCGCACAGGCGCTGCAAATCCCCGCCACCGAACGCGAGGCGTTTGTGACCGGAGCGCGCGGCGCACAATGGGTCGAACCGCCTCGCGTTCCCGTTCCAGCCGCCGCGCCAACCCACACCAATCTGCGCACCCAACTGACCTCTTTTATCGGGCGCGAAGCCGAGATCGCCGAGGTGCGCCGCTTGCTCGGCGGCACGCGCCTGCTGACCCTGATGGGCGCCGGTGGCGTCGGCAAGACGCGCCTGGCCCTACAAGTTGCAACAGAAGAACTCGGCGCGTTTTCTGACGGCGTCTGGTTCGCCGAGTTGGCGCCGCTGGCCGACCCGGCACTGATCCCCAACACCATCGCCTCGGCGGTCGGTGTGCGCGAGGAGCCGAACCGCCCGATGCTGGATACGCTCGGTGACCACTTCCACGCGAAAACCGCGTTGATCATGCTCGACAACTGCGAGCACCTGATTGCGGACGCCGCACAGGTCTGCGACTCGCTACTGCGCGCCGCGCCAGATGTCAAGATCATCGCCACCAGCCGCGAGGCGCTCGGCATCGGCGGCGAACTGGCCTATCGCGTACCCTCACTGTCGCTGCCGCCGGCAACTCC
This is a stretch of genomic DNA from Chloroflexota bacterium. It encodes these proteins:
- a CDS encoding XRE family transcriptional regulator; its protein translation is MTDHPAPPSFGDVLRSQRRRLDRTQAELAKRVGCARVTIHKLESGDMRPSKQLAELLAQALQIPATEREAFVTGARGAQWVEPPRVPVPAAAPTHTNLRTQLTSFIGREAEIAEVRRLLGGTRLLTLMGAGGVGKTRLALQVATEELGAFSDGVWFAELAPLADPALIPNTIASAVGVREEPNRPMLDTLGDHFHAKTALIMLDNCEHLIADAAQVCDSLLRAAPDVKIIATSREALGIGGELAYRVPSLSLPPATPDRRGLKTLRILPRSTNPCACS